One Ursus arctos isolate Adak ecotype North America unplaced genomic scaffold, UrsArc2.0 scaffold_15, whole genome shotgun sequence genomic region harbors:
- the FASTKD3 gene encoding FAST kinase domain-containing protein 3, mitochondrial isoform X2: MALITLRRNLCHLSDFRIHGALAALKNHPVIHVHKVAEERLCPWFCSPQSEPFKVRFHHGCCKKFHSENGNDLHPVGEQVFSQAHDWDRPEQNLKSVDDQMFYRRLNNFTSSEEVLSFISTLQTLPDTLAAGALQRICEVEKKDGDQKLPKEILKNSVFQALCIRCEQESSSLPDAVLVTALHALTLLHVDPQSSLLLNLVAECQRRLKRGGLEVHSLCILGESLIQLQGPGCATLELIIYQLQGEKLEEFTPEDIVALYRILQACTEKVDQHQAFLNKLNNFSLSIVYSLSPTLMSQMISALVVLDQTQALPLVIKLGKYAVRHIPHFTNEELRKVLEAFIYFGHSDRFFTKALEQHVASVCLTLDPEVVSKVMEYCSRKQILSKPILDAVAETFVCQSEKFLPHQISELIEPFGKLNYLPPNASALFRKLENMLLTHFNYFPPKTLLKILHSCSLIECHPVNFMAKIFSPCFLQKLQGEELYLDKLSLAQLTQLFLTSVLECPFYKIPYYEIEMLKSRVELVEYLQRKLFPQNVGIRW; this comes from the exons ATGGCTTTAATTACCTTGAGGAGGAACCTTTGCCATTTGTCTGATTTTCGGATCCACGGAGCTCTGGCTGCTCTGAAAAACCATCCTGTAATTCATGTTCACAAGGTAGCTGAGGAGCGTCTGTGTCCGTGGTTCTGTTCACCACAGTCTGAGCCTTTCAAGGTCAGGTTCCATCATGGCTGTTGTAAAAAATTCCattcagaaaatggaaatgacCTTCATCCAGTTGGTGAGCAGGTGTTCTCTCAAGCACATGACTGGGATAGGCCTGAGCAAAATCTTAAAAGTGTAGATGACCAGATGTTTTACAGGAGACTAAACAACTTCACCTCATCGGAAGAAGTGTTAAGTTTTATAAGCACACTGCAAACTTTGCCTGATACTCTAGCAGCAGGAGCCTTGCAGCGGATTTGTGAGGtggaaaaaaaagatggtgatCAAAAGCTGCCAAAAGAAATCCTAAAGAATAGTGTCTTTCAAGCCTTATGCATTCGATGTGAACAGGAATCCTCAAGTCTGCCAGACGCTGTTTTGGTGACTGCTTTGCACGCCCTGACTCTGTTGCATGTGGATCCCCAAAGTAGCTTGTTACTGAACTTGGTGGCAGAATGCCAGCGTCGTCTCAAAAGGGGTGGTCTGGAAGTTCACAGTCTTTGTATTCTTGGGGAAAGTCTGATTCAACTGCAAGGTCCAGGCTGTGCGACGCTAGAACTGATTATATATCAACTGCAAGGTGAAAAATTGGAAGAATTTACTCCTGAGGATATTGTGGCCCTTTATAGGATCCTGCAGGCTTGTACTGAAAAAGTGGACCAACACCAAGCATTTCTAAACAAGCTGAACAATTTTTCTCTGTCAATAGTTTACAGCTTGAGTCCTACGTTGATGAGCCAAATGATCAGTGCCCTAGTGGTTCTTGATCAAACTCAGGCACTTCCTCTGGTtataaaattgggaaaatatgCTGTGAGGCATATCCCTCATTTTACTAATGAAGAGCTCAGAAAAGTCTTAGAGGCTTTCATATACTTTGGGCACAGTGACAGATTTTTTACAAAAGCCCTAGAGCAACATGTAGCTTCAGTGTGTCTCACTTTGGATCCTGAGGTTGTGAGCAAGGTCATGGAGTATTGCAGTAGGAAACAGATTCTTTCAAAACCCATCCTCGATGCAGTGGCAGAAACCTTTGTCTGCCAGTCAGAAAAATTTTTGCCTCATCAGATTTCTGAGTTAATCGAACCATTTGGAAAACTCAATTATTTACCCCCAAATGCCTCTGCTTTATTTAGAAAGCTAGAAAACATGTTGCTCActcatttcaattattttccaCCCAAAACACTACTGAAAATTCTCCATTCGTGTTCACTAATTGAATGCCATCCGGTCAACTTCATGGCAAAAATATTCAGCCCTTGTTTTCTTCAAAAGCTGCAAG gCGAAGAATTGTATTTGGACAAACTGAGCCTCGCACAGCTGACCCAACTGTTCCTAACCTCAGTCCTAGAATGCCCTTTCTATAAG ATCCCCTATTATGAGATCGAGATGCTAAAATCAAGAGTGGAATTGGTGGAgtatttacaaagaaaactatTTCCTCAAAATGTGGGCATTCGTTGGTAA
- the FASTKD3 gene encoding FAST kinase domain-containing protein 3, mitochondrial isoform X1 — MALITLRRNLCHLSDFRIHGALAALKNHPVIHVHKVAEERLCPWFCSPQSEPFKVRFHHGCCKKFHSENGNDLHPVGEQVFSQAHDWDRPEQNLKSVDDQMFYRRLNNFTSSEEVLSFISTLQTLPDTLAAGALQRICEVEKKDGDQKLPKEILKNSVFQALCIRCEQESSSLPDAVLVTALHALTLLHVDPQSSLLLNLVAECQRRLKRGGLEVHSLCILGESLIQLQGPGCATLELIIYQLQGEKLEEFTPEDIVALYRILQACTEKVDQHQAFLNKLNNFSLSIVYSLSPTLMSQMISALVVLDQTQALPLVIKLGKYAVRHIPHFTNEELRKVLEAFIYFGHSDRFFTKALEQHVASVCLTLDPEVVSKVMEYCSRKQILSKPILDAVAETFVCQSEKFLPHQISELIEPFGKLNYLPPNASALFRKLENMLLTHFNYFPPKTLLKILHSCSLIECHPVNFMAKIFSPCFLQKLQGEELYLDKLSLAQLTQLFLTSVLECPFYKGQKLLPKYQVRSFLTPCSSLETPLDFQLYRSVKIGLIDLLGARLYFASKVLTPYCYTIDVEIKVDEEGLVLPFTVREDVHKRVALCIDDPKRFSLNSKTLLGKEAIKQRHLHLLGYHVVQIPYYEIEMLKSRVELVEYLQRKLFPQNVGIRW, encoded by the exons ATGGCTTTAATTACCTTGAGGAGGAACCTTTGCCATTTGTCTGATTTTCGGATCCACGGAGCTCTGGCTGCTCTGAAAAACCATCCTGTAATTCATGTTCACAAGGTAGCTGAGGAGCGTCTGTGTCCGTGGTTCTGTTCACCACAGTCTGAGCCTTTCAAGGTCAGGTTCCATCATGGCTGTTGTAAAAAATTCCattcagaaaatggaaatgacCTTCATCCAGTTGGTGAGCAGGTGTTCTCTCAAGCACATGACTGGGATAGGCCTGAGCAAAATCTTAAAAGTGTAGATGACCAGATGTTTTACAGGAGACTAAACAACTTCACCTCATCGGAAGAAGTGTTAAGTTTTATAAGCACACTGCAAACTTTGCCTGATACTCTAGCAGCAGGAGCCTTGCAGCGGATTTGTGAGGtggaaaaaaaagatggtgatCAAAAGCTGCCAAAAGAAATCCTAAAGAATAGTGTCTTTCAAGCCTTATGCATTCGATGTGAACAGGAATCCTCAAGTCTGCCAGACGCTGTTTTGGTGACTGCTTTGCACGCCCTGACTCTGTTGCATGTGGATCCCCAAAGTAGCTTGTTACTGAACTTGGTGGCAGAATGCCAGCGTCGTCTCAAAAGGGGTGGTCTGGAAGTTCACAGTCTTTGTATTCTTGGGGAAAGTCTGATTCAACTGCAAGGTCCAGGCTGTGCGACGCTAGAACTGATTATATATCAACTGCAAGGTGAAAAATTGGAAGAATTTACTCCTGAGGATATTGTGGCCCTTTATAGGATCCTGCAGGCTTGTACTGAAAAAGTGGACCAACACCAAGCATTTCTAAACAAGCTGAACAATTTTTCTCTGTCAATAGTTTACAGCTTGAGTCCTACGTTGATGAGCCAAATGATCAGTGCCCTAGTGGTTCTTGATCAAACTCAGGCACTTCCTCTGGTtataaaattgggaaaatatgCTGTGAGGCATATCCCTCATTTTACTAATGAAGAGCTCAGAAAAGTCTTAGAGGCTTTCATATACTTTGGGCACAGTGACAGATTTTTTACAAAAGCCCTAGAGCAACATGTAGCTTCAGTGTGTCTCACTTTGGATCCTGAGGTTGTGAGCAAGGTCATGGAGTATTGCAGTAGGAAACAGATTCTTTCAAAACCCATCCTCGATGCAGTGGCAGAAACCTTTGTCTGCCAGTCAGAAAAATTTTTGCCTCATCAGATTTCTGAGTTAATCGAACCATTTGGAAAACTCAATTATTTACCCCCAAATGCCTCTGCTTTATTTAGAAAGCTAGAAAACATGTTGCTCActcatttcaattattttccaCCCAAAACACTACTGAAAATTCTCCATTCGTGTTCACTAATTGAATGCCATCCGGTCAACTTCATGGCAAAAATATTCAGCCCTTGTTTTCTTCAAAAGCTGCAAG gCGAAGAATTGTATTTGGACAAACTGAGCCTCGCACAGCTGACCCAACTGTTCCTAACCTCAGTCCTAGAATGCCCTTTCTATAAG GGTCAAAAACTTCTTCCTAAATATCAAGTGAGGTCATTTCTTACTCCGTGCTCTTCTCTGGAGACGCCTTTGGATTTTCAGCTTTACAGATCTGTGAAGATTGGACTGATTGACCTTTTGGGAGCAAGATTGTATTTTGCTTCAAAAGTGTTAACGCCCTATTGTTACACAATAG ATGTTGAAATTAAAGTAGATGAAGAAGGATTAGTACTGCCATTTACAGTCAGAGAAGACGTGCATAAAAG GGTAGCACTGTGCATTGATGATccaaaaagattttctcttaatAGCAAAACCTTACTGGGGAAGGAAGCTATTAAACAGAGACACCTGCACTTGCTTGGTTATCACGTTGTTCAG ATCCCCTATTATGAGATCGAGATGCTAAAATCAAGAGTGGAATTGGTGGAgtatttacaaagaaaactatTTCCTCAAAATGTGGGCATTCGTTGGTAA